The sequence TTTAAAGAGACCGGCAATTCTAGTGAAACGCGACGTGCAGGTCAATTTCCAACCAACACCACTTGGTAGAAAGAAATATAGAAGGAAAAGGAATTTAAGAAAGGCTGGTTATGTTTGTAGAAGCTGTGTCGGCCCCAGCCTGTGGAAAACTCCACAGGAGCTGCATTCTGCCTGTGCTTCAAGGCGCTAACAACCTTGTCGACAAGAGGTGCCCTGGCTGTGGGGTGCTTGGGTAGAAGCTGGGGATGAAACGCCAGGTTACCCACAGGCTGGTTATGCAATCGGTTTTCCCCAACGCACAAGGCCGGTTTATTGGTAGGTTATCCACAAGATTCATGCCAATCACCAGCAGCGCCCGTGCGGTGAATAACATCTTGATTTTATTCAACCATTGGCCCCTTTTCGTGTGGATAACTATTCCTGCGGCGGCTACAATGACGGCTGATTTTTTGCGTCCGGCATCTTTCCGACTGGGGGACATCCGTGTCAGTGGAACTTTGGCAGCAGTGCGTGGAGCTCTTGCGCGATGAGCTGCCTGCCCAGCAATTCAACACCTGGATCCGCCCATTGCAGGTTGAAGCCGATGGAGACGAGCTGCGCGTTTACGCGCCCAACAGGTTCGTGCTCGATTGGGTCAACGAGAAGTACATGGGGCGGCTCCTCGAGTTGCTCGGCGAACGGGGCAATGGCCTGGCGCCCGCCCTCTCCTTATTAATAGGCAGCAAACGCAGCCCGGCACCGCGCAAGGCACCACCGCCGCCGCCGCCGGTCATGGCTCCGCCGCCCCCTCCCGCACCCGCGCCGTCGCAGATGCGCATCGAGACCGTGGACGAAAGTCGCGACAACCTCGATCCGCTGGCGTCCGTGGTATCCGCTCCGGCCATCCGTACCGAGCGTTCCGTGCAAGTGGAGGGTGCGCTCAAGCACACCAGCTACCTGAACCGTACTTTCACCTTCGAGAACTTCGTCGAGGGCAAGTCCAACCAGCTGGCCCGCGCAGCGGCCTGGCAGGTGGCGGACAACCCCAAGCATGGTTACAACCCGCTGTTCCTCTATGGTGGTGTCGGCCTTGGCAAGACCCACCTGATGCACGCTGTGGGTAACCATCTGCTGAAGAAGAACCCGAATGCCAAGGTGGTCTACCTGCACTCCGAGCGTTTCGTGGCGGACATGGTCAAGGCCCTGCAGCTGAATGCCATCAACGAGTTCAAGCGCTTCTACCGTTCGGTCGACGCGTTGCTTATCGACGACATTCAATTCTTCGCCCGCAAGGAGCGTTCCCAGGAAGAGTTCTTCCATACCTTCAACGCCCTGCTAGAGGGTGGTCAGCAGGTGATCCTCACCAGCGACCGCTATCCGAAGGAAATCGAAGGCCTGGAGGAGCGTCTGAAGTCCCGCTTCGGCTGGGGCCTCACCGTGGCCGTCGAGCCGCCTGAGCTGGAAACGCGTGTAGCGATCCTGATGAAGAAGGCCGAGCAGGCCAAGGTGGATCTACCCCACGATGCGGCGTTCTTCATTGCCCAGCGCATACGCTCCAACGTGCGTGAGCTGGAGGGCGCGCTCAAGCGAGTGATCGCGCACGCTCACTTCATGGGTCGGGACATCACGATCGAGTTGATCCGCGAGTCGCTCAAGGACCTTCTGGCCCTGCAGGACAAGCTGGTCAGCATCGACAATATCCAGCGCACGGTAGTCGAGTACTACAAGATCAAGATGTCCGACATGCTCTCCAAGCGCCGCTCGCGCTCGGTGGCCAGGCCGCGACAGGTCGCGATGGCGTTGTCCAAGGAATTGACCAACCACAGCTTGCCGGAAATCGGCGACGCTTTCGGCGGACGAGACCACACCACTGTGCTCCACGCCTGTCGTAAGATTGCGCAATTAAGGGAATCCGACGCGGACATTCGCGA is a genomic window of Pseudomonas resinovorans NBRC 106553 containing:
- the dnaA gene encoding chromosomal replication initiator protein DnaA, whose amino-acid sequence is MSVELWQQCVELLRDELPAQQFNTWIRPLQVEADGDELRVYAPNRFVLDWVNEKYMGRLLELLGERGNGLAPALSLLIGSKRSPAPRKAPPPPPPVMAPPPPPAPAPSQMRIETVDESRDNLDPLASVVSAPAIRTERSVQVEGALKHTSYLNRTFTFENFVEGKSNQLARAAAWQVADNPKHGYNPLFLYGGVGLGKTHLMHAVGNHLLKKNPNAKVVYLHSERFVADMVKALQLNAINEFKRFYRSVDALLIDDIQFFARKERSQEEFFHTFNALLEGGQQVILTSDRYPKEIEGLEERLKSRFGWGLTVAVEPPELETRVAILMKKAEQAKVDLPHDAAFFIAQRIRSNVRELEGALKRVIAHAHFMGRDITIELIRESLKDLLALQDKLVSIDNIQRTVVEYYKIKMSDMLSKRRSRSVARPRQVAMALSKELTNHSLPEIGDAFGGRDHTTVLHACRKIAQLRESDADIREDYKNLLRTLTT